The Gemmatimonadaceae bacterium DNA segment ACGCACGCTCGACTTCTTCGAGCAGAAGTTGCGTCCCGGCTTCCCGGACACCGTGGGCGTCGTGCTGCAGAGCGCGCTGCGCCGTACGCTGGATGATGTGCAGTGGAGCATCGAGCGGCAGTGCCGCGTGCGCATCTGCAAGGGTGCGTATCTCGAGCCGGCGACGGTGGCGTTTCCTGCCAAGAAGGACGTGGACGCCAACTACGTGATGGCGATGCATCGCCTGATGGAGCACGGCAACTATCCGGGCCTCGCGACGCACGACGAGGCGATCATCGCCGAGGCCGTGCGGTTCGCGAAGGCCAAGGGCATCGCGCCGGAGCGCTTCGAGTTCCAGATGCTCTACGGCGTGCGCCGCGACCTGCAGGAGCAGCTCGTGCGCGACGGCTGGCGGATGCGCGTGTACGTGCCCTTCGGCACGCAGTGGTATCCGTACCTGATGCGACGCCTCGCCGAGCGCCCCGCCAACCTGGCCTTCATCACCGGCAACGTGATGAAGGAAATGGTGAAGCGCCGTTGAGCCG contains these protein-coding regions:
- a CDS encoding proline dehydrogenase family protein is translated as MLRKSLLYLSHQPQIFRFVRNNGLAKRFASRFVAGETIATACDAVAELKARGIAASLDLLGESVTNAAEARETARQYLELLDEMQRRGLELNVSVKLTALGQDIDDALCEENIRAILAKAGAQGGFVRLDMEGSPYTQRTLDFFEQKLRPGFPDTVGVVLQSALRRTLDDVQWSIERQCRVRICKGAYLEPATVAFPAKKDVDANYVMAMHRLMEHGNYPGLATHDEAIIAEAVRFAKAKGIAPERFEFQMLYGVRRDLQEQLVRDGWRMRVYVPFGTQWYPYLMRRLAERPANLAFITGNVMKEMVKRR